The Longimicrobium sp. genome includes a region encoding these proteins:
- a CDS encoding MmcQ/YjbR family DNA-binding protein: protein MPAPPAEDSLERVRRVCLALPEAFEQEAWGAPTFRVRKRIFAMFAAAGNHHGGGRAGLWLAAPLGVQEIVVRSEPEKFFVPPYVGVKGWIGAYVDTVDDDELHSLAVQSYCIVAPKKLQALVAG from the coding sequence ATGCCCGCCCCGCCCGCAGAAGACTCGCTGGAACGCGTGCGCCGCGTGTGCCTGGCGCTTCCCGAAGCGTTCGAGCAGGAGGCGTGGGGGGCGCCCACCTTTCGCGTTCGCAAGCGCATCTTCGCCATGTTCGCCGCCGCCGGCAACCACCACGGCGGCGGGCGCGCCGGGCTCTGGCTCGCCGCGCCGCTGGGCGTGCAGGAGATCGTGGTGCGCTCCGAGCCGGAAAAGTTCTTCGTGCCGCCGTACGTGGGGGTGAAGGGGTGGATCGGCGCCTACGTGGACACCGTGGACGACGACGAGCTGCACTCGCTGGCGGTGCAGTCGTACTGCATCGTCGCTCCCAAGAAGCTCCAGGCGCTCGTCGCCGGCTGA
- a CDS encoding MFS transporter yields MSAAAPARPALYYGWVLVGVLSLTETISYGILSYAFPVFLQPMERELGWSRVEMTGAFSLALLVSGVAAIPVCRWVDRHGARVLMSAGSLAAALLVLAWSRVGSLPAFYAIWIALGFAQAAVLYEPAFAVIATWFVRHRGRALTVLTFLAGFASVIFLPLSSRLVETLGWRSALVALAVVLAVGTFLPHALLLRRRPADLGLVPDGGIVAAEGGPAVHPETSVSTRDALRSRSFRWLAAAFFLSSLTTSAVFVHLIPALTEWGYAPAFAAAATGMIGTLGLPGRLVFTPLGTRWSRPGVTAGIFALQAAGLAVLLATSGRGGVWAFVILFGAGFGAITPARAALVAEYYGAANYGSISGVLALILAVARAAAPVGSSVLYTAAGGYGAVMWSLAGASALAAGAILLAEPRRRAVPEVTHA; encoded by the coding sequence GTGAGCGCTGCGGCTCCCGCCCGTCCGGCGCTCTACTACGGGTGGGTGCTGGTCGGGGTGCTCTCGCTGACGGAGACGATCTCGTACGGGATCCTCTCCTACGCCTTCCCCGTCTTCCTGCAGCCGATGGAGCGGGAGCTGGGGTGGTCGCGCGTGGAGATGACGGGGGCGTTCTCGCTGGCGCTGCTGGTCTCGGGCGTCGCGGCGATCCCGGTCTGCCGCTGGGTGGACCGGCATGGCGCGCGCGTGCTGATGAGCGCCGGATCGCTCGCCGCCGCCCTGCTCGTGCTCGCCTGGTCGCGCGTGGGGAGCCTCCCCGCGTTCTATGCCATCTGGATCGCGCTCGGCTTCGCGCAGGCGGCCGTGCTGTACGAGCCCGCCTTCGCGGTCATCGCCACCTGGTTCGTGCGCCACCGCGGTCGTGCTCTGACCGTGCTCACATTCCTGGCGGGCTTCGCCTCGGTCATCTTCCTCCCGCTCTCATCGCGCCTCGTGGAGACGCTGGGGTGGAGGAGCGCGCTCGTGGCGCTGGCCGTCGTCCTGGCGGTCGGCACCTTTCTGCCGCACGCCCTTCTCCTCCGCCGCCGCCCCGCCGACCTGGGGCTGGTACCCGACGGCGGCATCGTGGCCGCGGAGGGCGGACCCGCCGTGCATCCGGAGACCAGCGTCTCCACGCGCGATGCGCTGCGCAGCCGATCGTTCCGCTGGCTCGCCGCCGCGTTCTTTCTGTCGTCGCTCACCACGTCAGCGGTGTTCGTCCACCTGATCCCCGCGCTCACGGAGTGGGGATACGCCCCGGCGTTCGCGGCCGCCGCCACGGGGATGATCGGCACGCTGGGGCTCCCGGGCCGGCTGGTGTTCACGCCCCTCGGCACGCGCTGGTCGCGCCCGGGCGTCACCGCCGGCATCTTTGCGCTGCAGGCGGCGGGGCTCGCGGTGCTCCTCGCCACCAGCGGGCGGGGCGGCGTGTGGGCGTTCGTCATCCTCTTCGGAGCCGGCTTCGGCGCCATCACCCCCGCCCGCGCGGCGCTGGTCGCGGAATACTACGGCGCGGCCAACTACGGCAGCATCAGCGGCGTCCTCGCGCTGATCCTCGCCGTCGCCCGTGCCGCCGCGCCCGTGGGATCGAGCGTCCTCTACACCGCCGCGGGCGGATACGGTGCCGTGATGTGGTCCCTCGCCGGCGCCTCCGCCCTCGCCGCCGGCGCCATCCTCCTGGCCGAGCCGCGACGCCGCGCGGTTCCCGAGGTCACCCATGCGTGA
- a CDS encoding YdeI/OmpD-associated family protein: MAKKPAQELPIVLFEDSDAFAEWLDRHHRESPGVWMRLAKKGAALRSLSYAEALDVALCYGWIDSQKKGYDEESWLQKFGPRGPKSLWSKINRDKVEVLTAAGRMREAGIDAVERAKADGRWDAAYDSQRNATVPDDFQAELDRSPAARDFFASLDGANRYAILFRIQTAKPEARAARIATLLAMLQRGEKIHSKESEP, encoded by the coding sequence ATGGCCAAGAAGCCCGCGCAGGAGCTTCCCATCGTCCTCTTCGAGGATTCCGACGCCTTCGCCGAATGGCTGGACCGGCACCACCGCGAGTCGCCGGGGGTGTGGATGCGGCTCGCCAAAAAGGGCGCGGCGCTCCGCTCCCTGTCGTACGCGGAGGCGCTGGACGTGGCGCTCTGCTACGGGTGGATCGACAGCCAGAAGAAGGGCTACGACGAGGAGTCGTGGCTCCAGAAGTTCGGTCCGCGCGGCCCGAAGAGCCTCTGGTCCAAGATCAACCGCGACAAGGTAGAGGTGCTCACCGCGGCCGGGCGCATGCGTGAGGCGGGGATCGACGCCGTGGAGCGCGCGAAGGCGGACGGCCGCTGGGACGCCGCCTACGATTCGCAGCGCAACGCCACCGTCCCGGACGACTTCCAGGCGGAGCTGGACCGCTCGCCGGCCGCGCGCGACTTCTTTGCGTCGCTGGACGGCGCCAACCGCTACGCCATCCTCTTTCGCATCCAGACCGCCAAGCCCGAGGCCCGCGCCGCCCGCATCGCCACCCTGCTCGCCATGCTGCAGCGGGGGGAGAAGATCCATTCCAAAGAGAGTGAACCCTGA
- a CDS encoding YihY/virulence factor BrkB family protein, translating to MSKLGHWSGRVPGRRARGLLRGLGLRRLAAETFRGFYEDDIMTYAAAVAYQALYALFPFIIVLLALFSFLDQPELFQWLLDHSRRFLPGEASDQVEQVVGEIRGRRQSGLLSVGLLTTLWIASGGVRSAMNALNKAYEVPEGRAIWKRFVLSFGYVLLAGSLVVVATGLMVFGPMASDWGLRQVGAPAGVREAVAWLRIPLAIAGAVAGVFLVYLAMPNVKQRVALVVPGAVFTVVLWGLVSLGFRWYVEHLGQFSVTYGSVGAVIVLLTYFYLSSLILLTGAELNAAIQRARPQEGDACAKELPDEDQEPAKEHAA from the coding sequence GTGAGCAAACTGGGACATTGGAGCGGGCGGGTGCCCGGCAGACGGGCGCGCGGGCTGCTGCGCGGGCTGGGGCTGCGCAGGCTCGCGGCCGAGACGTTCCGCGGGTTCTACGAGGACGACATCATGACGTACGCCGCGGCCGTGGCGTACCAGGCGCTCTATGCCCTCTTCCCCTTCATCATCGTACTGCTGGCGCTGTTCAGCTTCCTGGACCAGCCCGAGCTCTTCCAGTGGCTGCTGGACCACAGCCGGCGCTTCCTGCCGGGCGAGGCGTCTGACCAGGTGGAACAGGTGGTCGGCGAAATTCGCGGGCGGCGCCAGAGCGGACTCCTTTCCGTGGGCCTCCTGACGACGCTGTGGATCGCGTCCGGGGGCGTGCGCTCGGCCATGAACGCGCTCAACAAGGCGTACGAGGTACCCGAGGGGAGGGCGATCTGGAAGCGCTTCGTCCTTTCGTTCGGCTACGTTCTGCTCGCCGGCTCGCTGGTGGTGGTGGCGACGGGGCTGATGGTGTTCGGGCCGATGGCGAGCGACTGGGGGCTGCGGCAGGTCGGCGCGCCCGCCGGCGTCCGCGAAGCCGTCGCGTGGCTGCGCATTCCGCTGGCGATCGCGGGGGCGGTGGCGGGCGTCTTCCTGGTCTACCTGGCGATGCCCAACGTGAAGCAGCGCGTGGCGCTCGTCGTGCCCGGCGCGGTGTTTACGGTGGTGCTGTGGGGCCTCGTCTCGCTGGGCTTCCGCTGGTACGTGGAGCACCTGGGGCAGTTCAGCGTCACCTACGGCAGCGTGGGCGCGGTCATCGTCCTCCTCACCTACTTCTACCTGTCGTCCCTCATCCTGCTGACCGGCGCCGAGTTGAACGCCGCCATCCAGCGCGCCCGGCCGCAGGAGGGCGATGCATGCGCGAAGGAGCTTCCGGACGAGGACCAGGAGCCTGCGAAGGAGCATGCCGCGTAA
- the nudC gene encoding NAD(+) diphosphatase: MGSITGQRPHVFAAGGVDRAGERRKDADWIAARMHDPRTRFAPVWEHRNLFVADEDEPRAAWLTAAEAAPLVAAAGFAVLLGVADDAAYFSFPVDEERADDPAIASAGEWGDLRRFGLRMEPAEAGLLAFARGMGHWHARHRFCGVCGAPAEVREAGHLRACTGCGTHHFPRTDPAVIMRVQHGERCLLGRQHVWEPGVYSVLAGFVEPGESLEDAVAREVMEESGVAITDVRYHSSQPWPFPGSLMIGFMAKALTDEIRIEDEMEEVRWFTRDQVHRGLADGTFRFPSNYSISYRLVMDWLEG; this comes from the coding sequence TTGGGATCGATAACGGGACAGCGGCCACACGTCTTTGCCGCGGGCGGCGTGGACCGGGCGGGCGAGCGGCGCAAGGACGCGGATTGGATCGCCGCGCGGATGCACGATCCGCGCACCCGCTTCGCGCCCGTGTGGGAGCACCGCAACCTGTTCGTGGCGGATGAGGACGAGCCCCGCGCCGCCTGGCTCACCGCGGCGGAGGCGGCGCCGCTGGTGGCGGCGGCCGGATTCGCCGTGCTCCTGGGCGTGGCGGACGACGCGGCGTACTTCTCCTTCCCGGTAGACGAGGAGCGGGCGGACGACCCCGCCATCGCGAGCGCGGGCGAGTGGGGCGACCTGCGCCGCTTCGGACTGCGGATGGAGCCGGCGGAGGCGGGGCTGCTCGCCTTCGCGCGGGGAATGGGGCACTGGCACGCGCGCCACCGCTTCTGCGGCGTGTGCGGCGCGCCGGCCGAGGTGCGCGAGGCCGGGCACCTGCGCGCGTGCACCGGGTGCGGCACCCACCACTTTCCGCGCACGGACCCGGCGGTCATCATGCGCGTGCAGCACGGGGAGCGCTGCCTCCTGGGCCGGCAGCACGTGTGGGAGCCGGGCGTGTACTCGGTGCTCGCGGGCTTCGTGGAGCCCGGCGAGAGCCTGGAGGACGCCGTCGCGCGCGAGGTGATGGAGGAGTCCGGCGTCGCCATCACGGACGTGCGCTACCACTCCTCGCAGCCGTGGCCCTTCCCCGGATCGCTGATGATCGGCTTCATGGCCAAGGCGCTCACCGACGAGATCCGCATCGAAGACGAGATGGAGGAGGTGCGCTGGTTCACCCGCGACCAGGTCCACCGCGGGCTCGCCGACGGCACCTTTCGATTCCCCTCCAACTACTCCATCTCGTACCGGCTGGTGATGGACTGGCTGGAGGGATGA
- a CDS encoding MerR family transcriptional regulator, translating into MKAGGWKVGELARRTGLTVRTLHHYDEVGLLRPGRRTPSGHRLYGDDEVERLHRIQSLRRLGWGLEEIRGMLDDPRFSPARVVELHLERVREQIRLQQRLCERLEEIASRLRAAETVSADELIQTIEAMTMFEKYYTPEQLEELRQRRERVGEARIREVEAEWPRLMDEVRAEMERGTDPADGRVQALARRWTGLVEEFTGGSPGIERSLGNVYREESTVHGMDVAAMRPLMEYVQRAMAAARG; encoded by the coding sequence ATGAAGGCGGGCGGGTGGAAGGTGGGGGAGCTGGCGCGGCGTACGGGGCTTACCGTCCGCACGCTGCACCATTACGACGAGGTGGGGCTGCTGCGGCCAGGGCGCCGCACGCCGAGCGGGCACCGCCTGTACGGCGACGACGAGGTCGAGCGGCTCCACCGCATCCAGTCGCTGCGGCGGCTGGGGTGGGGGCTGGAGGAGATCCGCGGGATGCTGGACGACCCGCGGTTCTCCCCCGCCCGCGTGGTGGAGCTCCACCTGGAACGCGTTCGCGAGCAGATCCGCCTCCAGCAGCGGCTGTGCGAGCGGCTGGAGGAGATCGCATCCCGGCTCCGCGCGGCGGAAACGGTTTCCGCCGACGAGCTCATTCAAACGATCGAGGCGATGACGATGTTCGAGAAATACTACACCCCGGAGCAGCTGGAGGAGCTTCGCCAGCGCCGCGAGCGGGTGGGCGAGGCGCGCATCCGCGAGGTGGAGGCCGAGTGGCCGCGGCTGATGGACGAGGTGCGCGCCGAGATGGAGCGCGGCACCGACCCCGCCGACGGGCGCGTGCAGGCGCTCGCTCGACGCTGGACGGGGCTGGTGGAGGAGTTCACGGGCGGCAGCCCCGGAATCGAGCGCTCGCTCGGCAACGTGTACCGCGAGGAGTCCACGGTGCACGGGATGGACGTGGCGGCGATGCGGCCGCTGATGGAGTACGTGCAGCGGGCGATGGCGGCCGCGAGGGGATAG